The Cloeon dipterum chromosome 3, ieCloDipt1.1, whole genome shotgun sequence genome includes a region encoding these proteins:
- the LOC135940354 gene encoding poly [ADP-ribose] polymerase tankyrase-1-like: MSVLQALRETDPEYTDVVKKMKESIVSHRNGIPLSDYVVTKVEKVVNSKLESQHKSIIKMIKMEMSKEDAANALTLHLYHGSPNAQKIALGGFDVEFSATQNMFGKGIYFAALSSKSNQYAWGNNAGCPQHRSRSCCVCPRQLLLCECFMGKPFKPTRANEPVPRGFHSVIAEPANVSGLRYPEYAILNSAQALPQYLITYNIKP; this comes from the exons atGTCTGTCCTGCAAGCGTTGCGTGAGACTGACCCTGAGTACACGGATGTGGTgaagaaaatgaaagaatCCATTGTCTCCCACAGGAATGGAATTCCGCTCTCGGATTACGTCGTGACCAAG gtggaaaaggtggttaattcgAAGTTGGAGTCGCAGCACAAATCAATCATCAAGATGatcaaaatggaaatgagCAAGGAAGATGCAGCCAATGCACTGACGTTGCATCTTTATCACGGCAGTCCAAATGCGCAGAAAATCGCCCTTGGCGGATTCGATGTCGAATTTTCGGCTACTCAAAATATGTTTGGCAAAG GCATTTACTTTGCGGCGCTGTCGTCAAAGAGCAATCAGTACGCGTGGGGCAACAACGCCGGGTGTCCGCAGCACCGGAGCCGTTCTTGTTGCGTTTGTCCACGCCAGTTGCTGCTTTGCGAGTGCTTCATGGGCAAGCCGTTCAAGCCGACGCGCGCCAATGAGCCCGTGCCCAGGGGCTTCCACAGTGTCATCGCTGAGCCGGCAAACGTGTCTGGCCTCCGATACCCTGAGTACGCCATACTCAACAGTGCCCAG GCGTTGCCGCAGTATCTGATCACATACAACATCAAGCCCTGA